In Ostrea edulis chromosome 6, xbOstEdul1.1, whole genome shotgun sequence, a single window of DNA contains:
- the LOC125645539 gene encoding pyrroline-5-carboxylate reductase 2-like: protein MARTEDQRFSVSDSMTIGFIGAGRMAQAMSRGFISKGILKPHKIIASDTVPQMLDCIKEQGIRTTRSNLEIVENSDLVIIAVKPHIVSPVLQEVSCKVSREKLFLSIAAGVTLETLEKNLPSQTRVVRAMPNTPALVQCGATVIAPGSSVLPGDKELIQGLFRTIGICELGSEDQLDAVTGLSGSGPAYGFLAIESLADGGVKMGLPRNLAQKLAAQTLLGAAKMVLESDKHPGQLKDEVCSPGGTTIAAIHRLEEKGFRSSLISAVETATQKAKELGVLESQKQQTVLLREQSSEQSSSSQQARASQ, encoded by the exons ATGGCCAGAACAGAAGATCAGAGGTTTTCAGTCAGTGATAGCATGACCATAGGATTTATAGGAGCTGGCCGGATGGCCCAGGCGATGAGCAGGGGTTTTATCTCCAAAG GTATACTGAAGCCCCACAAAATAATAGCCAGTGACACGGTCCCCCAAATGTTAGATTGCATCAAA GAACAGGGTATAAGAACCACCAGAAGTAACCTAGAGATTGTGGAGAACAGCGATCTGGTCATCATAGCGGTCAAGCCTCACATCGTGTCCCCAGTTCTACAGGAAGTGTCCTGCAAGGTCAGCCGGGAAAAACTCTTCCTCTCAATAGCAGCAGGGGTCACACTAGAGACACTAGAAAAG AATCTTCCATCCCAAACCAGAGTTGTGAGGGCCATGCCAAACACTCCTGCCCTTGTCCAGTGCGGGGCAACAGTTATTGCTCCTGGGTCGTCTGTCCTGCCGGGGGATAAAGAACTCATCCAGGGCCTGTTTAGAACGATCGGAATCTGTGAGTTAGGATCTGAGGATCAGCTGGACGCAGTGACCGGTCTGAGTGGGAGTGGACCAGCTTAT GGTTTCTTGGCGATAGAATCTCTTGCAGATGGAGGAGTCAAGATGGGGCTCCCCCGAAACTTGGCACAAAAACTGGCGGCACAGACATTACTT GGTGCAGCAAAAATGGTGCTGGAGTCAGATAAACACCCAGGTCAATTAAAGGATGAAGTTTGTTCCCCAGGGGGCACCACTATAGCTGCCATACACAGGCTGGAGGAGAAGGGCTTCCGATCGTCTTTAATAAGTGCTGTGGAAACTGCAACACAAAAAGCTAAAGAACTCGGGGTCCTTGAAAGTCAAAAACAGCAGACAGTTTTACTAAGAGAACAGTCTAGTGAACAAAGTAGCAGTAGTCAACAGGCCCGGGCATCTCAGTAA
- the LOC125646738 gene encoding pyrroline-5-carboxylate reductase 1, mitochondrial-like, which produces MSVGFIGAGRMAQALGRGFISKGIVKPQKMVASDTSQSVLDVMKKQGIGTTTCNAEVVERSDLVVLAVKPHLVADVLQEISDFLTKEKMFVSIAAGVPLEVLESNLLLGTRVLRAMPNTACLVHAGATVVAPGKSIHSGDTSLVQTLFQTVGVCYVGTEDQLDAVTGLSGSGPAYAFTTIESLADGGVKMGLPRDMATKLAAQTLFGAAKMVLESGKHPGQLKDEVCSPGGTTITAMHALERGGFRGTIIDAVEASALKARKMGELELQKQEGRTLEIEQEVRMTKKMAEKN; this is translated from the exons atgtcggTTGGATTCATTGGTGCAGGGCGAATGGCCCAGGCATTGGGTCGGGGATTTATTTCTAAAG GCATTGTGAAGCCACAGAAGATGGTGGCCAGCGACACGTCACAATCTGTCCTAGACGTCATGAAG AAACAGGGCATCGGGACCACCACCTGTAACGCTGAGGTGGTGGAGAGGAGTGACTTGGTGGTGCTGGCTGTGAAGCCCCACCTAGTGGCGGATGTTCTACAGGAAATATCGGACTTCTTAACAAAGGAAAAGATGTTTGTCTCCATAGCAGCCGGCGTCCCGCTGGAAGTCTTAGAATCG AATTTACTCCTTGGTACTCGTGTATTACGAGCCATGCCCAACACGGCTTGTTTAGTACATGCTGGAGCCACAGTGGTCGCCCCTGGGAAGTCAATACATAGTGGTGACACTTCTCTGGTGCAGACACTATTTCAGACAGTGGGTGTGTGTTACGTTGGGACCGAGGACCAGTTGGACGCTGTGACTGGCCTGAGCGGAAGTGGACCGGCTTAT GCTTTTACTACTATTGAATCTCTGGCTGATGGGGGAGTGAAAATGGGACTTCCGCGAGATATGGCTACAAAGTTAGCAGCACAGACCCTATTT GGTGCTGCAAAGATGGTTCTTGAGTCAGGCAAGCACCCTGGTCAGTTGAAGGACGAGGTGTGCTCTCCAGGGGGCACCACAATCACGGCAATGCACGCGCTGGAGCGCGGGGGGTTCCGAGGGACTATCATAGACGCTGTGGAAGCCTCGGCTCTTAAGGCCAGGAAAATGGGGGAGCTTGAACTTCAGAAACAGGAGGGAAGAACTCTTGAAATCGAGCAGGAAGTAAGAATGACAAAAAAGATGGCGGAGAAAAACTGA